A window of Verrucomicrobiota bacterium JB022 contains these coding sequences:
- a CDS encoding four-carbon acid sugar kinase family protein: MSRVIAVADDLTGAAEIAAIGQAHGLRSLVVRGPEPRLDPTADLVVGDTDTRLDAPDEATRRLGAMLDGLSPHPGALWYKKTDSVLRGAVAEECAAMAAWLGRERTLLVPANPGLRRQIIDGTYLVDGVPLHQTPFARDPRHPATTAQVTELLQRFGPHPVHLGQPGRAAREGLVVGETATSADVTAWAREVDAQTLAAGGAEFFAALLRQQGCRPPVVVPPPTVPSPALIVLGSIADATHAWRELAISRGAKFFPLPVGADPAPPILAGIASLLEKRQTVVIAADARGVASDSLAQRAAEVLSGAVAHLYREWAFQHLVIAGGSTAAAILDRLQWHQLEMAGSWAPGVVSLAPKSASHFIVTLKPGSYAWPETLNTQLLRA, encoded by the coding sequence ATGAGCCGCGTGATCGCCGTGGCCGACGACTTGACCGGCGCGGCCGAAATCGCCGCGATCGGGCAGGCGCATGGCCTGCGATCCCTCGTCGTGCGGGGTCCGGAGCCCCGCCTCGACCCCACTGCCGACCTGGTGGTGGGCGACACCGATACCCGCCTCGACGCTCCGGACGAGGCCACCCGACGCCTGGGGGCGATGCTCGATGGCTTGAGCCCGCACCCCGGAGCGCTCTGGTATAAAAAGACCGACTCCGTGCTGCGCGGCGCGGTGGCCGAAGAGTGTGCGGCCATGGCCGCGTGGCTGGGCCGCGAGCGCACCTTGCTGGTGCCCGCCAACCCGGGACTGCGCCGCCAGATCATCGACGGCACCTACCTGGTCGACGGCGTGCCGCTGCACCAGACGCCTTTTGCCCGTGACCCGCGCCACCCGGCGACGACAGCCCAGGTGACGGAGCTGCTGCAGCGCTTCGGCCCGCACCCGGTCCACCTCGGGCAACCAGGCCGCGCCGCGCGCGAGGGCCTCGTCGTGGGCGAAACCGCCACGAGTGCCGACGTGACCGCGTGGGCTCGCGAAGTCGACGCCCAGACGCTGGCGGCAGGCGGGGCCGAGTTTTTTGCCGCACTGCTGCGCCAACAGGGCTGCCGGCCTCCGGTCGTCGTACCGCCCCCCACCGTGCCCTCCCCTGCCCTCATCGTGCTGGGCTCGATTGCGGATGCGACGCATGCGTGGCGCGAGCTGGCGATCAGCCGGGGCGCGAAGTTTTTCCCGCTGCCCGTGGGTGCAGACCCCGCACCGCCGATTCTGGCAGGTATCGCCTCCCTGCTCGAAAAGCGACAGACAGTGGTGATCGCCGCCGACGCTCGCGGGGTTGCCTCCGATTCCCTCGCCCAACGCGCGGCGGAAGTCCTCAGCGGGGCCGTGGCGCACCTTTACCGCGAGTGGGCCTTCCAGCACCTCGTGATCGCCGGAGGCTCGACGGCGGCCGCGATTCTCGACCGCCTCCAGTGGCACCAGCTCGAAATGGCGGGCAGCTGGGCGCCGGGCGTCGTCAGCCTCGCCCCGAAATCCGCTTCCCATTTTATTGTAACCCTCAAGCCGGGCAGCTATGCCTGGCCTGAGACGTTAAATACCCAGCTGCTACGCGCATGA
- a CDS encoding dihydrodipicolinate synthase family protein, protein MTRSEKIRGTVVPMISPFTADRELDGEAAARLVDRLAQNKLGAFVLGTTGEAASIPGRMRRELVAIAVQAAEGRVPVFAGIGENCVLESIAAAREYLKQGVDAVVAHLPSYYLLKPDEMIAYFRLLCQEIDGPIMIYNIPQATRMSIPVEVVEALASEKCIIGFKDSEATPGRLELVAPLAQRDDFSVFMGAARLSVEALKAGFDGLVPSSGNLEPALWHQLETLAAQGDWEGAKACQDQLDHLSLVYQENRTLGQSLAALKAAMCVDGLCQPYVLPPLLTLEGAERDTVVQALAARRQCPNPV, encoded by the coding sequence ATGACCCGTTCCGAAAAAATCCGAGGCACCGTGGTGCCCATGATCAGCCCATTCACGGCCGACCGCGAACTCGACGGCGAAGCCGCCGCCCGCCTGGTCGACCGCCTGGCCCAGAACAAGCTCGGCGCTTTTGTGCTCGGCACGACGGGCGAAGCCGCCTCGATCCCCGGCCGGATGCGCCGCGAGCTGGTGGCGATCGCCGTGCAGGCCGCCGAAGGCCGCGTGCCCGTCTTTGCCGGGATCGGCGAAAACTGCGTGCTCGAGTCGATCGCTGCCGCCCGCGAATACCTCAAGCAAGGGGTCGACGCGGTCGTGGCGCACCTGCCGTCCTATTACCTGCTGAAGCCAGACGAGATGATCGCCTACTTCCGCCTGCTCTGCCAGGAGATCGACGGGCCGATCATGATCTACAACATCCCGCAGGCCACGCGCATGTCGATCCCCGTCGAGGTGGTCGAGGCGCTCGCCTCCGAAAAGTGCATCATCGGCTTCAAGGACTCCGAGGCGACGCCCGGGCGCCTGGAGCTGGTGGCACCGTTGGCTCAACGTGACGACTTCTCGGTCTTCATGGGCGCCGCGCGTCTTTCCGTCGAGGCCCTCAAGGCCGGATTCGACGGCCTGGTCCCCAGCTCCGGCAATCTTGAGCCGGCCCTGTGGCACCAGTTGGAGACGCTCGCCGCCCAGGGCGACTGGGAAGGCGCCAAGGCCTGCCAGGACCAGCTCGACCACCTGAGCCTCGTCTATCAGGAAAACCGCACCCTCGGCCAGTCGCTCGCCGCCCTCAAGGCAGCCATGTGCGTCGACGGCCTGTGCCAACCCTACGTTTTGCCGCCGCTCCTGACCCTCGAAGGAGCCGAGCGTGACACTGTCGTGCAGGCCCTTGCCGCCCGCCGCCAGTGCCCGAACCCTGTATGA
- the pdxA gene encoding 4-hydroxythreonine-4-phosphate dehydrogenase PdxA yields the protein MKPENKPILAVTMGDPAGTGPELITKALVDPEILAICRPVVVGDAQTLRAAAGYTGCKAEIRAITDFSAAAPDADHIEVLDLQNVDLATLELGKVSPPAGQAAYEYIKTATEAALAKQVGAIVTSAINKESLNKAGHHYDGHTGLLSHLCKTPGATMMLAAEKLRVSHVSTHVSLAEAINRVRPERILKVLELTREAVQRLGIEEPNIAVAGLNPHAGEHGLFGSEEEEFIQPAIDEACRRGWKVTGPHPGDTVFFRAMNGEFDAAVAMYHDQGHVAVKMLGIWRGVNITLGLPIIRTSVEHGTNFDLAGTGRSDPRSLLAALKLAAQLAS from the coding sequence ATGAAGCCTGAAAACAAGCCGATCCTGGCCGTGACGATGGGAGACCCCGCCGGCACCGGTCCCGAATTGATCACCAAAGCCCTCGTGGATCCCGAGATCCTCGCCATCTGCCGCCCGGTGGTGGTGGGCGATGCCCAGACCCTGCGCGCCGCCGCCGGCTATACCGGCTGCAAGGCCGAGATCCGCGCCATTACCGACTTCAGCGCCGCCGCGCCGGATGCCGACCACATCGAAGTGCTCGACCTCCAGAACGTCGATCTTGCCACGCTCGAGCTGGGCAAGGTGAGCCCGCCCGCCGGCCAGGCCGCCTACGAATACATCAAGACGGCCACCGAGGCCGCGCTGGCCAAGCAGGTAGGCGCGATCGTCACCTCTGCGATCAACAAGGAATCGCTGAACAAGGCGGGGCACCACTACGACGGCCATACGGGGCTGCTCTCGCACCTGTGCAAGACCCCGGGTGCCACGATGATGCTGGCGGCCGAGAAGCTGCGGGTCAGCCACGTCTCCACCCACGTTTCGCTAGCCGAGGCGATCAACCGCGTGCGCCCGGAGCGAATCCTGAAGGTGCTGGAGTTGACCCGCGAAGCCGTGCAGCGCCTGGGCATCGAAGAGCCCAATATCGCGGTGGCCGGCCTCAACCCCCACGCGGGCGAGCACGGTCTCTTTGGCAGCGAAGAAGAGGAATTTATCCAACCGGCAATCGACGAAGCCTGCCGCCGCGGCTGGAAAGTCACCGGCCCGCACCCGGGCGACACGGTGTTTTTCCGCGCGATGAACGGCGAGTTCGACGCTGCGGTGGCCATGTATCACGACCAGGGCCACGTCGCGGTGAAGATGCTCGGCATCTGGCGCGGGGTGAACATCACCCTCGGCCTGCCCATCATCCGCACCTCCGTCGAGCACGGCACCAATTTCGATCTGGCCGGCACGGGCCGCTCCGATCCCCGCAGCCTGCTGGCCGCTTTGAAGCTGGCGGCGCAACTTGCGTCGTAG
- a CDS encoding sodium/solute symporter (Members of the Solute:Sodium Symporter (SSS), TC 2.A.21 as described in tcdb.org, catalyze solute:Na+ symport. Known solutes for members of the family include sugars, amino acids, nucleosides, inositols, vitamins, urea or anions, depending on the system.) — translation MSLGTLDYLVIIGYAIIVAGLSLWASRGSKSSADYFIAGRTMPAWAVAMTLMATIIGSGTIVGLPGTTFQKGLILLLGNMMLPLVLIVVAKYIVPFYRHTVGLSAYEYIGKRFGLGGKFYSSFGFLCDRIFDLGLTLVTTAVAVRVMTGWDIRYVILSIGIFTILYTMIGGMKAVVWTSVLQGGIFIGAAVLILARLLLAPEAGPPGAVVQAAWEGGKLNLGDFSFTLQSLTDPALTTQWLFMLAYAINWGRRYIADQHMVQRYLIASTDREASRGALWNAFLCIPVWAVFMFIGACLWGYYHLTGHPAPALADDVVPYFIVTEMTAGIVGLILAAILAASMSSISADLNSIATVITSDYIGFFRKEMSDREQLLYGRLMVAIAGLISAGVALLLVPKEGIASIMERGVVIAAILSGGTLGLFLLGFLTRKATRTGCYAGIVACMIFTGWGILTQGGESRIMDLGLNFTWNPILIGIFGHIILFGVGYIVSLIAGGYRPDDIEQYTFRRRPQSETAA, via the coding sequence GTGTCCCTCGGAACCCTAGACTATCTTGTCATCATCGGCTACGCGATTATCGTAGCCGGCCTGAGCCTGTGGGCCTCCCGCGGCTCCAAAAGCTCTGCGGATTATTTTATCGCCGGGCGCACCATGCCCGCCTGGGCCGTGGCCATGACGTTGATGGCGACGATCATCGGCAGCGGCACCATCGTCGGCCTGCCCGGCACCACCTTCCAGAAGGGCCTGATCCTCCTGCTCGGCAACATGATGCTGCCGCTGGTGCTCATCGTGGTGGCCAAATACATCGTGCCCTTCTACCGGCACACCGTGGGCCTGAGCGCCTACGAATACATCGGCAAACGCTTCGGGCTGGGCGGCAAGTTCTACTCCTCTTTCGGCTTTCTTTGCGACCGGATCTTCGATCTGGGCCTGACGCTGGTCACGACCGCCGTAGCCGTGCGCGTGATGACCGGCTGGGACATTCGCTACGTGATCCTGAGCATCGGTATCTTCACGATCCTCTACACCATGATCGGCGGCATGAAGGCAGTGGTGTGGACGAGCGTGCTGCAGGGCGGCATCTTTATCGGCGCAGCGGTGCTGATCCTCGCGCGCCTCCTGTTGGCCCCCGAGGCCGGGCCTCCCGGCGCAGTGGTGCAGGCGGCCTGGGAAGGCGGCAAGCTCAACCTGGGCGACTTCAGCTTTACCCTCCAGTCTCTGACCGATCCGGCGCTGACGACGCAGTGGCTCTTCATGCTCGCCTACGCGATCAACTGGGGCCGACGCTACATTGCCGACCAGCATATGGTGCAGCGCTACCTCATCGCATCGACCGACCGCGAGGCCAGCCGTGGCGCGCTTTGGAACGCCTTCCTCTGCATCCCCGTCTGGGCGGTCTTCATGTTTATCGGCGCCTGCCTGTGGGGCTATTACCACCTCACCGGGCACCCGGCCCCTGCCTTGGCCGACGACGTGGTGCCCTACTTCATCGTTACCGAGATGACGGCAGGCATCGTGGGCCTGATCCTCGCCGCGATCCTCGCCGCCTCGATGTCGTCCATCAGCGCCGACCTCAACAGCATCGCGACCGTGATCACGAGCGATTACATCGGCTTTTTCCGCAAAGAGATGTCGGACCGCGAGCAACTGCTCTACGGGCGCCTGATGGTGGCCATCGCGGGCCTCATCTCCGCCGGCGTCGCCCTGCTGCTGGTGCCCAAGGAAGGCATCGCCTCCATCATGGAGCGCGGGGTCGTCATCGCTGCGATCCTCTCCGGCGGCACGCTGGGGCTCTTCCTGCTCGGCTTCCTCACCCGCAAGGCGACCCGCACGGGCTGCTACGCCGGCATCGTGGCCTGCATGATCTTTACCGGCTGGGGCATCCTGACGCAGGGCGGTGAGAGCCGCATTATGGACCTCGGCCTCAACTTTACCTGGAACCCGATCCTGATCGGCATTTTCGGGCACATCATCCTCTTCGGGGTGGGCTACATCGTCAGCCTCATTGCGGGCGGCTACCGCCCCGACGACATCGAGCAATACACCTTCCGTCGACGCCCCCAAAGCGAAACGGCGGCCTGA
- a CDS encoding exo-alpha-sialidase codes for MKLPYLVSCFALPLLAGCTATAQPISEIEHPVIFNGDEVANTNADGGLRWAVGTHNIQVYRANRTQPQHQDGLDHTYLHAPMLAYWQDKFLLAYLSGAVNEHDTPTDTSFMTSLDGVNWSAPKLLFPAYQLPDGSWTLTHQRMVWYVAPNGRLLATGFHGEAPNPNDGSGIGRVVREVKANGELGPIYFIRYNSGPNWDEAKAKQYPFYTQSGDAAFKEACEALLNDKLATAQWWEEDRAEDGFYRVKGKAFMTYHRPDGKVVGLAKDAQASISDDEGETWERKGFIPGLEVNGSKYWAQKTDDGKYALVYNPTTRLRHPLAVMLSDDGQNFDQLLSIHGELPVQRWPGLYKNMGPQYVRGISEGNGNPPGNDLWLTYSVNKEDLWVSRTPTPITADAPVPANDEFEQTNINKMPVLWNIYRPVWAPVTVVQADETHGRVLQLVDEDPYDYASATRAFPASRSVKTTFNFKAEQTDARLEIDFTGPNGMRPVQVALTADGKIEARHEGIWKDAGTYQAGEWSELTIWVNPEKNTEKFRILVNGKETLYRDAYFSDYIPQVERMTFRTGEYRRRGAGGHELPGADERAKRAVFQIDDVKFEFPAEQ; via the coding sequence ATGAAGCTCCCCTATCTCGTTTCTTGTTTTGCCCTTCCGCTGCTCGCGGGCTGCACTGCCACTGCGCAGCCGATTTCGGAAATCGAACATCCCGTCATCTTCAACGGCGATGAGGTGGCCAACACCAATGCCGACGGCGGCCTGCGCTGGGCCGTAGGTACCCACAACATCCAGGTCTACCGCGCCAACCGCACCCAGCCGCAGCACCAGGACGGGCTCGACCATACCTACCTGCACGCGCCCATGCTGGCCTATTGGCAGGACAAGTTTTTGCTCGCCTACCTCAGCGGTGCCGTCAACGAGCACGACACGCCGACCGACACCTCTTTCATGACGTCGCTCGACGGCGTCAACTGGAGCGCGCCGAAGCTGCTCTTCCCCGCCTACCAGCTGCCCGACGGCTCGTGGACGCTGACGCACCAGCGCATGGTGTGGTATGTGGCGCCCAATGGCCGCCTGCTCGCCACCGGCTTCCACGGCGAGGCCCCCAACCCCAACGACGGCAGCGGCATCGGCCGGGTCGTGCGCGAGGTGAAGGCCAATGGCGAATTGGGCCCGATCTACTTCATCCGCTACAACTCGGGCCCGAATTGGGACGAAGCGAAGGCCAAGCAGTATCCCTTTTACACCCAGTCGGGCGATGCGGCCTTCAAGGAAGCTTGCGAAGCCCTGCTCAACGACAAGCTGGCCACCGCCCAATGGTGGGAGGAAGACCGCGCCGAAGACGGCTTTTACCGCGTGAAGGGCAAGGCCTTTATGACCTACCACCGCCCCGACGGCAAGGTCGTCGGCCTGGCCAAGGACGCGCAGGCCTCGATCTCCGACGACGAGGGCGAGACCTGGGAGCGCAAGGGCTTCATCCCCGGCCTGGAGGTCAACGGCTCGAAGTATTGGGCGCAAAAGACCGACGACGGCAAGTATGCGCTCGTCTACAACCCCACCACGCGCCTGCGCCACCCGCTGGCCGTGATGTTGAGCGACGACGGCCAAAACTTCGACCAGCTGCTGAGCATCCACGGCGAACTGCCCGTGCAACGCTGGCCCGGCCTTTACAAGAACATGGGGCCGCAATACGTGCGCGGCATCTCCGAAGGCAACGGCAACCCGCCGGGCAACGACCTGTGGCTGACCTACAGCGTGAACAAGGAAGACCTCTGGGTGAGCCGCACGCCCACCCCCATCACCGCAGACGCCCCGGTGCCCGCCAACGACGAGTTTGAGCAGACGAACATCAACAAGATGCCGGTGCTCTGGAACATCTACCGCCCCGTCTGGGCCCCCGTCACCGTCGTTCAGGCCGATGAGACGCATGGCCGCGTGCTGCAACTGGTGGACGAAGACCCTTACGATTACGCCAGCGCCACCCGCGCCTTCCCGGCCAGCCGCAGCGTCAAGACCACCTTCAACTTCAAGGCCGAGCAGACCGACGCCCGCCTCGAAATCGACTTTACCGGCCCCAACGGCATGCGCCCCGTCCAGGTGGCGTTGACCGCCGACGGCAAGATCGAAGCCCGCCATGAGGGCATCTGGAAAGACGCCGGCACTTACCAGGCCGGTGAGTGGTCGGAGCTGACCATCTGGGTCAACCCCGAGAAAAACACCGAAAAGTTCCGCATCCTCGTCAACGGCAAGGAGACGCTCTACCGCGACGCCTACTTCAGCGACTACATCCCGCAAGTCGAGCGCATGACCTTCCGCACCGGTGAATACCGCCGACGCGGCGCCGGTGGCCACGAGCTGCCCGGGGCCGACGAACGCGCCAAGCGCGCCGTATTCCAGATCGACGACGTGAAATTCGAGTTCCCCGCCGAGCAATAG
- a CDS encoding iron-containing alcohol dehydrogenase codes for METISPLTLLQVGHLAFGAGCRKDLPAYLQRHQTRSVLLITNSFIRSLADPVKEALEAAGMSVTVIEDAPPEPDVATFERLRQRAQESHADTVVGLGGGSVLDIAKLIAAMADNPQPVKEAFGIGNLKGRNKRLVCLPTTSGTGSEVSPNAILLDESEHLKKGVVSPWLVPDAAFVDPELTLSLPPALTATTGIDALVHCIEAYANLHAHPMVDIYALEGVRLIGANIRRAFEQGDDLAARTAVSLGSLYGGMCLGPVNTAAVHALAYPLGGEFHIAHGLSNAFLLPHVLRFNLPAAPKRYADIARALGVEDQGSDAATAEAGIVALEELCAACQIPRRLSEIGVPADAIPRMAESAMTVTRLLRNNPRPLTVEDAAMIYQKAME; via the coding sequence ATGGAAACGATCTCTCCTCTCACGCTGTTGCAAGTCGGCCACCTCGCCTTCGGGGCGGGCTGCCGCAAAGACTTGCCAGCCTACCTCCAGCGACACCAGACGCGCTCCGTCCTCCTTATCACCAACTCGTTCATCCGCTCCCTGGCCGATCCCGTGAAGGAAGCCCTCGAAGCCGCCGGGATGAGCGTGACGGTGATCGAAGATGCCCCCCCGGAGCCCGACGTCGCCACCTTTGAACGCCTGCGCCAGCGCGCCCAGGAGAGCCATGCCGATACGGTGGTCGGCCTCGGCGGCGGCAGCGTACTCGACATCGCCAAGCTGATCGCAGCGATGGCCGACAACCCGCAACCGGTGAAGGAAGCCTTCGGCATCGGCAACCTCAAGGGCCGCAACAAGCGCCTCGTGTGCCTGCCCACCACTTCCGGCACCGGCAGCGAAGTCTCGCCCAACGCCATCCTGCTCGACGAGAGCGAGCACCTGAAAAAGGGCGTCGTGAGCCCCTGGCTCGTGCCCGACGCCGCCTTCGTCGACCCGGAGCTGACGCTGAGCCTGCCGCCCGCGTTGACCGCCACCACCGGCATCGACGCCCTGGTCCACTGTATCGAAGCCTACGCCAACCTGCACGCGCACCCGATGGTCGACATCTACGCGCTGGAGGGCGTGCGCCTGATCGGGGCCAACATCCGCCGCGCCTTTGAGCAAGGGGACGACCTCGCCGCCCGCACCGCCGTCTCGCTCGGCAGCCTCTACGGCGGCATGTGCCTCGGCCCGGTCAATACCGCCGCCGTGCACGCCCTCGCCTACCCGTTGGGCGGCGAGTTCCACATCGCACACGGCCTCTCCAACGCGTTCCTGCTGCCGCACGTGCTGCGCTTCAACCTCCCGGCGGCCCCCAAACGCTATGCGGACATCGCCCGCGCGCTCGGCGTGGAAGACCAGGGCAGCGACGCCGCCACCGCCGAAGCCGGCATCGTGGCGCTCGAAGAGCTGTGCGCAGCCTGCCAGATACCCCGTCGCCTTTCCGAAATCGGTGTCCCGGCCGACGCCATCCCTCGCATGGCCGAATCCGCGATGACCGTTACCCGCTTACTCCGCAACAACCCCCGCCCGCTGACGGTGGAGGACGCTGCCATGATTTACCAAAAGGCCATGGAATGA